One window of Salegentibacter sp. Hel_I_6 genomic DNA carries:
- the xerA gene encoding site-specific tyrosine recombinase/integron integrase: MRTVRLFPFQHRDELQIGITYKFDFELNEFIKSMEGMRWSRTYSCFYLPYSVSNKKRIYTVLKKIGCIIDYSALKDLKTENVETSKEEHSKLKTQQLEILKEFQNYLIGQRFSKSTLKTYTTFVQRFIEFQKDRLDSINNRSIEIFIEQEIAGKNYAISTHRQCVSALKNFAALHRFPELEANKIASPKKYKYLPVVLSKEEVIDLLRATRNLKHRAIFALLYSSGLRVGEAISLNQKDMDIDRKQITIRAGKGRKDRVVIMAESFIPLLLNYLSTYQPTTYFIESPQGGPYNSSSIRAALRHACKLANIKKKVTPHTLRHSYATHMLENGIDLRHIQSLLGHSKPETTMIYTHVTQKELMKIKSPLDVSLKALSNSDKKVENVRLSRNISD, encoded by the coding sequence ATGAGAACTGTTAGACTTTTTCCGTTTCAGCATCGTGACGAATTACAAATTGGCATTACTTATAAATTCGATTTTGAACTAAATGAATTCATTAAAAGTATGGAAGGGATGCGCTGGTCACGCACCTATTCGTGTTTTTATTTGCCATATTCAGTCAGCAACAAAAAGCGCATTTATACTGTGTTGAAAAAGATTGGCTGTATTATAGATTATTCGGCTTTAAAAGATCTAAAAACAGAGAATGTAGAAACTTCTAAGGAAGAGCATTCCAAATTAAAAACGCAGCAGCTGGAAATCCTGAAAGAATTTCAGAATTATTTAATTGGGCAACGCTTTAGTAAAAGCACCTTAAAAACCTATACAACTTTTGTTCAGCGATTTATTGAATTTCAAAAAGACAGGTTAGATAGTATTAACAACCGCAGCATTGAGATTTTTATTGAACAGGAAATCGCCGGAAAGAATTACGCCATTAGCACACATCGCCAATGTGTAAGCGCTTTAAAGAATTTTGCTGCTTTGCATCGCTTTCCAGAATTAGAAGCTAACAAAATTGCGAGTCCCAAAAAATATAAATATTTACCGGTGGTATTATCTAAAGAAGAAGTGATAGATCTTCTAAGAGCTACTAGAAATTTGAAACACCGGGCAATTTTTGCTTTGTTGTATTCCTCTGGTCTTAGGGTTGGAGAAGCCATTAGTTTGAACCAAAAAGATATGGATATAGATCGCAAACAAATTACCATACGCGCAGGAAAAGGCCGAAAAGACCGCGTAGTGATTATGGCAGAAAGTTTTATACCGCTACTTCTAAATTACCTAAGCACCTACCAGCCAACAACTTATTTTATAGAAAGTCCACAGGGCGGACCTTACAATTCTTCCAGCATTAGGGCCGCTTTACGTCACGCCTGCAAGCTGGCAAATATCAAAAAGAAAGTAACACCGCATACCTTGCGACATTCTTATGCTACGCATATGTTAGAAAACGGAATAGATTTAAGGCATATACAAAGTTTGCTGGGGCATTCAAAACCAGAAACAACCATGATCTATACCCATGTAACTCAAAAAGAATTAATGAAGATTAAGAGTCCGTTAGATGTTAGCTTAAAAGCCTTATCAAATTCTGATAAAAAGGTTGAAAACGTGCGTTTATCCCGAAATATTTCTGATTAA
- a CDS encoding DUF4268 domain-containing protein, with product MFSKAESKKLRQQFWTSFGIVFRRKWMLYDTGIKEIQLKFTFNQKIAQVSIDVLDEAPLIRAYYFEKLLSLKNILISEYLSEAIFEEEYELPEEKIISRVHVQLDNVSIHNRNQWPEAMKFLNDAMEKMEAFFVEYKDLFR from the coding sequence ATGTTTAGCAAAGCTGAAAGCAAAAAATTAAGGCAGCAATTCTGGACGAGTTTTGGTATTGTTTTCCGCAGAAAATGGATGCTTTACGATACGGGAATAAAAGAAATTCAACTAAAATTCACTTTTAACCAAAAGATTGCGCAGGTTTCTATAGATGTTTTAGATGAAGCCCCGCTGATTCGGGCCTATTATTTTGAAAAACTACTTTCCCTAAAAAATATCCTCATTTCAGAATATCTATCTGAAGCTATTTTTGAGGAAGAATATGAACTTCCGGAAGAAAAAATAATTTCACGCGTCCATGTTCAACTGGATAACGTGAGCATTCATAATAGAAACCAATGGCCAGAAGCAATGAAATTCCTCAATGACGCTATGGAAAAAATGGAAGCTTTCTTTGTAGAATATAAAGATCTTTTTAGATAA